A DNA window from Micromonospora inyonensis contains the following coding sequences:
- a CDS encoding phosphotransferase family protein, with protein sequence MTDPAVDAVRPGTGSASPAGTPPRGLDLDRLAAHLAAHRPDLAGGPLRARLIAGGKSNLTYLLAIGDREVVLRRPPLGHVLATAHDMAREHRVISALAPTGVPVPAPLLLCTDPAVIGAPFYLMERVDGTVYRSRAQTDRLTAGQRRDLAIAMMDTLATLHSVPPAEVGLADFGRPDGYLARQVHRWAGQLDRSRSRPLPGVDELRDRLAATVPEGANDGRIVHGDYRLDNLLATVEPVAVRAVLDWEMATLGDPLADLGLLLTYWDVLGDSDLAAGNPVADGLGPRAGFPTGTELIERYAGRADVDVGPLHWHVALGCFKLAVICEGIHYRHTLGQTLGEGFDQIGELVAPLVAHGLAATGERG encoded by the coding sequence ATGACCGATCCGGCCGTCGACGCGGTCCGGCCGGGGACCGGCTCGGCCTCCCCCGCCGGTACGCCCCCGCGCGGGCTCGACCTCGACCGGCTCGCCGCTCACCTCGCCGCCCACCGGCCCGACCTGGCCGGCGGCCCGTTGCGCGCCCGCCTGATCGCCGGCGGGAAGTCGAACCTGACCTACCTGCTGGCCATCGGCGACCGGGAGGTGGTGCTGCGCCGGCCTCCGCTGGGCCACGTGCTGGCCACCGCGCACGACATGGCCCGGGAGCACCGGGTGATCAGCGCGCTCGCCCCGACCGGGGTGCCGGTGCCGGCTCCGCTACTGCTCTGCACCGACCCGGCGGTGATCGGCGCGCCGTTCTACCTCATGGAACGGGTCGACGGAACGGTCTACCGCAGTCGCGCGCAGACCGACCGGCTCACCGCCGGGCAGCGGCGGGACCTGGCCATCGCGATGATGGACACCCTGGCCACGCTGCACTCGGTGCCGCCGGCCGAGGTGGGGCTCGCCGACTTCGGCCGCCCCGACGGCTACCTCGCCCGCCAGGTCCACCGCTGGGCCGGCCAGCTCGACAGGTCGCGCAGCCGGCCGCTGCCCGGCGTCGACGAGCTACGCGACCGCCTCGCCGCGACCGTCCCGGAGGGGGCGAACGACGGCCGGATCGTGCACGGCGACTACCGGCTGGACAACCTGCTCGCCACCGTCGAACCGGTCGCCGTCCGCGCGGTGCTCGACTGGGAGATGGCCACCCTCGGCGATCCGCTGGCCGACCTGGGTCTGCTGCTGACCTACTGGGACGTGCTGGGCGACTCCGACCTCGCCGCCGGCAACCCGGTGGCCGACGGGCTCGGCCCGCGCGCCGGCTTCCCCACCGGCACCGAGCTGATCGAGCGGTACGCCGGCCGGGCCGACGTGGACGTCGGCCCGCTGCACTGGCACGTGGCGCTGGGCTGTTTCAAGCTCGCCGTGATCTGCGAGGGGATCCACTACCGGCACACCCTCGGGCAGACCCTCGGCGAGGGGTTCGACCAGATCGGGGAGCTGGTGGCACCGCTGGTCGCACACGGGTTGGCCGCCACCGGCGAGCGTGGCTGA
- a CDS encoding acyl-CoA dehydrogenase family protein: protein MDFGFDARTTELREVLLRFLEERVHPAEAVHAEQVAAAGDPWARPPVLAELKAEARARGLWNLFLPDPRHGAGLTNLQYAPLAELTGRSPHLAPEALNCAAPDTGNMELLAAFGTGEQQERWLRPLLDGEIRSAFCMTEPEVASSDATNIATRIVRDGDEYVVNGRKWWSSGAMDPRCELLIVMGKTDPDGERYKQQSMILVPRDTPGVTIRRGMTVFGYSDAAHGGHAEVDFTDVRVPVANLVGVEGGGFGMAQARLGPGRIHHCMRLVGMAERALELMCRRAVDRVAFGRPLAEQGVVQEWIAQSRVRIEQARLLVLKTAWLMDTVGNKGAHTEIQAIKIAAPAMAEWVIDKAIQAHGGAGVSQDTPLAALWAQARTLRLADGPDEVHRASLARRELRAYRTS from the coding sequence ATGGACTTCGGCTTCGACGCCCGGACCACCGAGCTGCGCGAGGTGTTGCTGCGGTTCCTGGAGGAACGGGTCCACCCGGCCGAGGCGGTGCACGCGGAGCAGGTCGCGGCGGCCGGTGACCCGTGGGCGCGTCCGCCGGTGCTGGCGGAGCTGAAGGCCGAGGCGCGGGCCCGGGGCCTGTGGAACCTCTTCCTTCCCGACCCGCGCCACGGGGCCGGCCTGACCAACCTCCAGTACGCCCCGCTCGCCGAGCTGACCGGGCGCAGCCCGCACCTGGCCCCGGAGGCGCTGAACTGCGCCGCCCCGGACACCGGCAACATGGAACTGCTCGCCGCGTTCGGCACCGGGGAGCAGCAGGAGCGGTGGCTGCGTCCACTGCTCGACGGTGAGATCCGCTCGGCGTTCTGCATGACCGAGCCGGAGGTCGCCTCCTCCGACGCCACCAACATCGCCACCCGGATCGTCCGGGACGGCGACGAGTACGTCGTCAACGGACGCAAGTGGTGGTCGTCCGGAGCGATGGACCCGCGCTGCGAACTGCTGATCGTGATGGGGAAGACCGATCCGGACGGTGAGCGGTACAAGCAGCAGAGCATGATCCTGGTGCCCCGGGACACCCCGGGCGTGACGATCCGCCGGGGCATGACCGTGTTCGGGTACTCCGACGCCGCGCACGGCGGGCACGCCGAGGTCGACTTCACCGACGTCCGGGTGCCGGTGGCGAACCTGGTCGGGGTGGAGGGCGGCGGCTTCGGCATGGCCCAGGCCCGGCTCGGGCCGGGCCGCATCCACCACTGCATGCGGCTGGTGGGGATGGCCGAGCGGGCCCTGGAGCTGATGTGCCGGCGGGCCGTCGACCGGGTGGCGTTCGGCCGGCCGCTGGCCGAGCAGGGGGTGGTCCAGGAGTGGATCGCCCAGTCGCGGGTGCGCATCGAGCAGGCCCGGCTCCTGGTGCTCAAGACCGCTTGGCTGATGGACACGGTCGGCAACAAGGGCGCGCACACCGAGATCCAGGCCATCAAGATCGCCGCCCCGGCGATGGCGGAGTGGGTCATCGACAAGGCCATCCAGGCGCACGGCGGGGCCGGGGTCAGCCAGGACACGCCGCTGGCCGCGCTCTGGGCGCAGGCCCGCACGCTCCGCCTCGCCGACGGCCCCGACGAGGTCCACCGCGCCTCCCTCGCCCGCCGCGAACTCCGTGCCTACCGCACCTCCTGA
- a CDS encoding LacI family DNA-binding transcriptional regulator, giving the protein MTTQRTRSLGRPTLDAVAARAGVGRGTVSRVVNGSPQVSPEARAAVQQAIAELGYVPNRAARALVTQRTDSVALVVSESGERVFTEPFFAGIVRGISSGLLETPMQLWLAMAQSPVERERVEHHLTNQHVDGVLLLSLHDADPLPTLLEERGLPTVLGGRPARMLRPGAQPAYFVDVDNVGGARQAVEYLAAKGRRRIATIAGPQDMGAGLARLTGYREAVAATRGQVDPAMIAYGDFSEGSGTACMRRLLESCPDLDAVFAASDLMAYGALRALREAGRRVPEDVAVVGYEDSPIARQSDPPLTTVFQPVEEMGRQMAHLLVARIRGDDLPAPYVLLDTHLVPRASA; this is encoded by the coding sequence ATGACAACCCAGCGCACCCGCTCGCTCGGGCGCCCGACCCTCGACGCGGTGGCGGCCCGCGCCGGCGTCGGTCGCGGGACGGTCTCCCGCGTGGTCAACGGATCACCGCAGGTGAGCCCGGAGGCCCGAGCTGCGGTGCAGCAGGCCATCGCCGAGCTGGGGTACGTGCCGAACCGGGCCGCCCGTGCCCTGGTCACCCAGCGTACCGACTCGGTGGCCCTGGTGGTCTCCGAGTCCGGGGAGCGGGTCTTCACCGAGCCGTTCTTCGCCGGCATCGTCCGGGGGATCAGCTCCGGGCTGCTGGAGACCCCGATGCAGCTCTGGCTCGCCATGGCCCAGTCACCGGTCGAGCGGGAGCGGGTCGAGCACCACCTCACCAACCAGCACGTCGACGGCGTCCTGCTGCTGTCCCTGCACGACGCCGACCCGCTGCCCACCCTGCTGGAGGAGCGCGGGCTGCCCACCGTGCTCGGCGGCCGGCCGGCGCGGATGCTGCGCCCCGGGGCCCAGCCCGCCTACTTCGTGGACGTGGACAACGTCGGCGGTGCCCGGCAGGCGGTGGAGTACCTCGCCGCCAAGGGACGACGGCGCATCGCCACCATCGCCGGCCCGCAGGACATGGGCGCCGGCCTGGCCCGGCTGACCGGCTACCGGGAGGCCGTCGCGGCCACCAGGGGCCAGGTCGACCCGGCGATGATCGCGTACGGGGACTTCAGCGAGGGCAGCGGCACCGCCTGCATGCGACGGCTGCTCGAGTCCTGTCCGGACCTCGACGCCGTCTTCGCTGCCAGTGACCTGATGGCGTACGGCGCGCTGCGGGCGTTGCGCGAGGCCGGCCGCCGGGTGCCCGAGGACGTGGCGGTGGTCGGGTACGAGGACTCGCCGATCGCCCGGCAGTCGGACCCGCCGTTGACCACGGTCTTCCAGCCGGTGGAGGAGATGGGCCGGCAGATGGCCCACCTGCTGGTTGCCCGGATCCGCGGCGACGACCTCCCCGCCCCCTACGTCCTGCTCGACACCCACCTGGTCCCCCGCGCCTCCGCCTGA
- a CDS encoding plasmid pRiA4b ORF-3 family protein, translating to MPRQIFQLRISLAGVRPSVWRRVLVPGGYTLDRLHRVVQHAMGWRDCHLHSFEIDGVQYGAPDPDDGLASRDELDTRLDMAVGKGNRFQYTYDFGDWWEHELVVEDVLTADPDGRYPACLDGEHACPPEDVGGPAGYRLLLDALADPAHPRHDAMRDWLGRSFDPSVFDAGRASTLLRRFC from the coding sequence ATGCCGCGTCAGATCTTCCAGTTGCGGATCTCCCTGGCGGGGGTCCGGCCGTCGGTCTGGCGGCGGGTGCTGGTCCCCGGCGGGTACACCCTGGACCGGCTGCACCGCGTGGTGCAGCACGCCATGGGCTGGCGGGACTGCCACCTGCACAGCTTCGAGATCGACGGGGTGCAGTACGGCGCCCCCGACCCGGACGACGGACTGGCGTCGCGCGACGAGTTGGACACCCGGCTGGACATGGCGGTGGGCAAGGGGAACCGGTTCCAGTACACCTACGACTTCGGCGACTGGTGGGAGCACGAACTGGTGGTGGAGGACGTGCTGACCGCCGACCCGGACGGGCGCTACCCGGCCTGTCTGGACGGCGAGCACGCGTGCCCGCCGGAGGACGTCGGCGGCCCGGCGGGCTACCGGCTCCTGCTCGACGCCCTGGCCGATCCGGCGCATCCCCGGCACGACGCGATGCGCGACTGGCTTGGCCGGTCCTTCGACCCGTCGGTCTTCGACGCCGGTCGGGCCAGCACCCTGCTGCGTCGGTTCTGCTGA
- a CDS encoding pyrimidine reductase family protein yields the protein MSVRTPIHRAWPGPATGPLDDAALTALYGRGDRPRLRVNFVTSIDGAVALDDYSAGLSGEPDKRVFGLLRMLCDALVVAAGTLRHEGYRAVRLDETRRAWRRANGLAAYPTLVVVSGSLRLDPAQAALADAPVRPVVLTTDDATAPAGLTDVADLVRCGTDRVDLAAGLAELRRRGLDHLLCEGGPHLFGALTAADLVDEVCLTVAPLLAGPGAGRITAGPAGPARDLPLRHVLATDDGVLMLRHARD from the coding sequence ATGAGCGTCCGGACCCCGATCCACCGTGCCTGGCCGGGCCCGGCCACCGGGCCGCTGGACGACGCGGCGCTGACCGCCCTCTACGGTCGCGGCGACCGCCCCCGCCTCCGGGTCAACTTCGTGACCAGCATCGATGGCGCGGTCGCCCTGGACGACTACTCCGCCGGTCTCTCCGGTGAGCCGGACAAGCGGGTGTTCGGACTGCTCCGGATGCTCTGCGACGCGCTCGTGGTGGCCGCCGGCACCCTGCGGCACGAGGGCTACCGGGCGGTACGCCTCGACGAGACCCGGCGTGCCTGGCGGCGGGCGAACGGGCTGGCCGCGTACCCGACGCTGGTGGTGGTCTCCGGCTCGCTCCGCCTCGACCCGGCGCAGGCCGCCCTCGCCGACGCCCCGGTCCGCCCGGTCGTGCTGACCACCGACGACGCCACCGCCCCCGCCGGGCTCACCGACGTCGCCGACCTGGTCCGCTGCGGGACCGACCGGGTCGACCTGGCCGCCGGCCTGGCCGAGCTGCGTCGACGCGGTCTCGACCACCTGCTCTGCGAGGGCGGGCCGCACCTTTTCGGCGCGCTCACCGCCGCCGACCTGGTCGACGAGGTCTGCCTGACGGTCGCGCCGCTGCTCGCCGGCCCGGGCGCGGGCCGGATCACCGCCGGGCCGGCCGGCCCGGCGCGCGACCTGCCGCTGCGCCACGTCCTCGCCACCGACGACGGGGTGCTGATGCTGCGCCACGCCCGGGACTGA
- a CDS encoding ATP-binding protein translates to MIDDSPVTADDAFDGSGEAVGRVLGTADATPLQFWTAVSDGSYLQLDDVVVTRRELPDREPVTIAGVVTQVRARHEGAQFDSDVFAIADGTLPAQVQEAAEITTTRVDPELYVPPTPGAVVRRAEGDARARALHFDRMERRIPMGTGRDGVPVYLNADFLDGSRGAHVSISGISGVATKTSFATFLLYSVFRSGVLGGDAVNAKALIFNVKGEDLLFLDHPNTRLDDPTRAAYAKLGLAAGAFPDVRVHAPPRVGDSSGTPDVSSRLTGVDSFYWTLSEFCADRLLPYVFADADDERQQYTMVVHAVTAHLARYAQPADGGVSIDGVRLGSYTDLVDHIVEQLNDDETRSDWTGSAVGIGTVNAFARRLIGSKKDLGRLIRGDLASRRPHSINTAESAQVTVVDLHNLPDRAQRFVVGVTLRGEFERKEKAGTARPLLFVVLDELNKYAPREGSSPIKEVLLDIAERGRSLGVILVGAQQTASEVERRIVTNSAIRVVGRLDPAEASRPEYGFLPPAQRQRALLAKPGTMFVNQPDIPVPLCLEFPFPAWATRVSEAGHAPSETLRSITQAADPFAVVGSGGTDDDIPF, encoded by the coding sequence ATGATCGACGACAGCCCGGTGACGGCCGACGACGCGTTCGACGGCTCCGGCGAGGCGGTGGGGCGGGTCCTCGGCACCGCCGACGCCACCCCTCTCCAGTTCTGGACGGCGGTCTCCGACGGCAGCTACCTGCAACTCGACGACGTCGTGGTGACCCGGCGGGAGCTGCCCGACCGGGAGCCGGTGACGATCGCCGGGGTGGTGACCCAGGTCCGCGCCCGGCACGAGGGGGCCCAGTTCGACTCGGACGTCTTCGCCATCGCCGACGGCACCCTCCCGGCCCAGGTGCAGGAGGCCGCCGAGATCACCACCACCCGGGTCGACCCGGAGCTGTACGTCCCACCCACCCCGGGCGCGGTGGTGCGCCGCGCCGAGGGCGACGCCCGCGCCCGGGCGCTGCACTTCGACCGGATGGAACGGCGCATCCCGATGGGGACAGGGCGCGACGGGGTGCCGGTCTACCTGAACGCCGACTTCCTCGACGGCAGCCGGGGCGCGCACGTGTCCATCTCCGGCATCTCCGGGGTGGCCACCAAGACCAGCTTCGCCACCTTCCTGCTCTACTCGGTGTTCCGCTCCGGGGTGCTCGGCGGCGACGCGGTCAACGCGAAGGCGCTGATCTTCAACGTCAAGGGTGAGGACCTGCTCTTCCTCGACCATCCGAACACCCGGCTCGACGACCCGACGCGGGCGGCGTACGCCAAGCTCGGGCTGGCCGCCGGGGCCTTCCCGGACGTGCGCGTGCACGCCCCGCCCCGGGTCGGCGACTCCTCCGGCACGCCGGACGTCAGCAGCCGGCTCACCGGGGTGGACAGCTTCTACTGGACGTTGAGCGAGTTCTGCGCCGACCGGCTCCTGCCGTACGTCTTCGCCGACGCCGACGACGAACGCCAGCAGTACACGATGGTGGTGCACGCGGTCACCGCGCACCTGGCCCGGTACGCCCAGCCCGCCGACGGCGGGGTGAGCATCGACGGCGTCCGGCTGGGCTCGTACACCGACCTGGTCGACCACATCGTCGAGCAGCTCAACGACGACGAGACCCGCAGCGACTGGACCGGCAGCGCGGTCGGCATCGGCACCGTCAACGCCTTCGCCCGCCGGCTGATCGGCAGCAAGAAGGACCTCGGCCGGCTGATCCGCGGCGACCTCGCCAGCCGCCGCCCGCACTCGATCAACACCGCGGAGAGCGCCCAGGTCACCGTGGTCGACCTGCACAACCTGCCGGACCGGGCCCAGCGGTTCGTGGTCGGCGTGACGCTGCGCGGCGAGTTCGAGCGCAAGGAGAAGGCCGGCACCGCCCGGCCACTTCTCTTCGTCGTCCTCGACGAGCTGAACAAGTACGCCCCCCGGGAAGGCTCCTCGCCGATCAAGGAGGTGCTGCTCGACATCGCCGAGCGGGGCCGCTCGCTCGGGGTGATCCTGGTCGGCGCCCAGCAGACGGCGAGCGAGGTGGAGCGGCGGATCGTCACCAACTCGGCGATCCGGGTGGTCGGCCGACTCGACCCGGCCGAGGCGTCCCGCCCGGAGTACGGCTTCCTCCCGCCGGCCCAACGGCAGCGGGCGCTGCTGGCCAAGCCGGGCACCATGTTCGTCAACCAGCCGGACATCCCGGTGCCGCTCTGCTTGGAGTTTCCCTTCCCGGCCTGGGCCACCCGGGTCTCCGAGGCCGGTCACGCCCCGTCGGAGACGCTCCGGTCGATCACCCAGGCCGCCGACCCGTTCGCCGTGGTCGGCTCCGGCGGCACCGACGACGACATCCCGTTCTAG
- a CDS encoding exonuclease SbcCD subunit D: MKILHTSDWHVGKVLKGQSRAEEHKQVLAQVIEIARQERPDLVVVAGDLYDTGSPTPEATRLVTRALTALRRTGADVVAIGGNHDNGPALDALRPWAEAAGIVLRGSVRDTNPADLVVDGTTPGGERWQLAALPFLSHRYAVRAVEMYELTAAEATQTYADHLGRVLARLTEGFDEPDRVHLVTAHLTVVGASTGGGERDAHTVMGYAVPATVFPGTAHYVALGHLHRAQRVDGPCPVRYSGSPIAIDFGEQENVCSVTLVEVTARTAAQVREVPVSAAVPLRTVRGTLAQLAELEPPEGWLRVFVREQPRAGLREEVQELLPRALEIRIDPELVPAPGSGARAAQRAGRSPQQLFADYLAGRGHDDDGVRELFDELFEEVDR, translated from the coding sequence GTGAAGATCCTGCACACCTCCGACTGGCACGTCGGTAAGGTCCTCAAGGGCCAGTCCCGCGCCGAGGAGCACAAGCAGGTCCTCGCCCAGGTCATCGAGATCGCCCGACAGGAGCGGCCCGACCTGGTCGTCGTCGCGGGTGACCTCTACGACACCGGCTCCCCCACCCCGGAGGCCACCCGGCTGGTCACCCGGGCGCTGACCGCGCTGCGCCGCACCGGCGCGGACGTGGTCGCCATCGGCGGCAACCACGACAACGGCCCGGCCCTGGACGCGCTGCGCCCCTGGGCCGAGGCCGCCGGCATCGTGCTGCGCGGCAGCGTCCGGGACACCAACCCCGCCGACCTGGTCGTCGACGGCACGACCCCCGGCGGCGAGCGCTGGCAACTCGCCGCGCTGCCCTTCCTCTCCCACCGGTACGCCGTCCGCGCGGTGGAGATGTACGAGCTGACGGCCGCCGAGGCCACCCAGACGTACGCCGACCATCTGGGCCGGGTGCTGGCCCGGCTCACCGAGGGCTTCGACGAGCCCGACCGGGTGCACCTGGTCACCGCGCACCTGACCGTGGTCGGCGCGAGCACCGGCGGCGGGGAACGGGACGCGCACACCGTCATGGGGTACGCCGTCCCCGCCACGGTCTTCCCGGGCACCGCCCACTACGTGGCGCTCGGGCACCTGCACCGGGCCCAGCGGGTCGACGGGCCCTGCCCGGTGCGGTACAGCGGCAGCCCGATCGCGATCGACTTCGGCGAGCAGGAGAACGTCTGCTCGGTGACGCTGGTCGAGGTGACCGCCCGGACGGCGGCGCAGGTCCGCGAGGTGCCGGTCTCCGCCGCGGTGCCGCTGCGCACCGTCCGGGGCACCCTGGCCCAGCTCGCCGAACTGGAGCCGCCCGAGGGATGGCTGCGGGTGTTCGTCCGGGAGCAGCCCCGCGCCGGGCTGCGCGAGGAGGTCCAGGAGCTGCTCCCCCGGGCCCTGGAGATCCGGATCGACCCGGAGCTGGTGCCCGCCCCCGGCAGCGGCGCCCGCGCCGCCCAGCGGGCCGGCCGCTCCCCGCAGCAGCTCTTCGCCGACTACCTGGCCGGCCGCGGGCACGACGACGACGGCGTGCGCGAGCTGTTCGACGAGCTGTTCGAGGAGGTCGACCGCTGA
- a CDS encoding AAA family ATPase translates to MRPMRLDMAGFTVFREETSVDFTDADFFALVGPTGSGKSTVLDAICFALYGTVPRWGGARGLANALAPSSAEARVRLVFESAGDRYVATRVVRRDGRGTVKTANAGLQLMPPGFDVTKLDTGLSPEDLGEVLAGTPAEMEAAVLEAVGLPYEQFTSCVVLPQGQFADFLHAKPATRQQILVNLLGLGVYEEVQKRATERAGKAEARLEEVARMLGGLTDVDDTALAEAESAVTRAHELAGAVAEAVPERDRARTAARDAHAALAALDADLTVLDGVRAPGGVAEVARAVAAARTGADQAAKAVALAEEREEKLRGELAGAGDESALRLLLKAHADRDRLAGEAAVVAATVAGAETEHEAAVAALAGARAAAERAGTELEAAFRAHEDAKATDQAVALRAQLADGACCPVCEQVVPRVPTVPAGSAVARAVAAGKAARAASDAATRRMQECDTVARDRERVLLRARAQHDQLRGRLAEVDEQLAGAATAEALRHELAEHARLRAALDEAAGAVRAGRDAARHARGAVEAAEEGLRTAWREFDRVRDGLARFGPPSADRDDLAAAWAGLAGWTGEEADRRRTDRPGLVTAVTAAEVAAGAVEERIAGLFASAGLPPDDDPVRAATIAVERAEAAHRRLVERREQAAELREQRAGHEREARVARALAGHLRANNFERWLLAEALDVLVDGASRILRELSGGQYDLVHDKGEFFVVDHHDAGLRRGVRTLSGGETFQASLALALALSEQLAGLSTTAASLESIVLDEGFGTLDAATLDTVAATLESLAARGDRMVGVVTHVPALAERIPVRFEVRKDARSARVERMGL, encoded by the coding sequence ATGCGCCCGATGCGGCTGGACATGGCGGGCTTCACCGTCTTCCGCGAGGAGACCAGCGTCGACTTCACCGACGCCGACTTCTTCGCGCTGGTCGGGCCGACCGGATCGGGCAAGTCGACGGTGCTGGACGCGATCTGCTTCGCCCTCTACGGCACGGTCCCCCGCTGGGGCGGCGCGCGGGGCCTGGCCAACGCGCTCGCCCCGTCCTCCGCCGAGGCGCGGGTCCGGCTGGTGTTCGAGTCCGCCGGGGACCGCTACGTCGCCACCCGGGTGGTCCGCCGGGACGGCCGGGGCACCGTCAAGACCGCCAACGCCGGGTTGCAGCTCATGCCACCCGGCTTCGACGTCACCAAGCTGGACACCGGGCTCAGCCCGGAGGATCTCGGCGAGGTGCTGGCCGGCACCCCGGCCGAGATGGAGGCGGCGGTCCTGGAGGCGGTCGGGCTGCCGTACGAGCAGTTCACCAGCTGTGTGGTGCTGCCGCAGGGGCAGTTCGCGGACTTCCTGCACGCCAAACCGGCCACCCGGCAGCAGATCCTGGTCAACCTGCTCGGCCTCGGCGTCTACGAGGAGGTGCAGAAGCGCGCCACCGAGCGGGCCGGGAAGGCCGAGGCGCGGCTGGAGGAGGTCGCCCGGATGCTCGGCGGCCTGACCGACGTCGACGACACGGCGCTGGCCGAGGCGGAGTCCGCCGTGACCCGGGCACACGAACTGGCCGGTGCGGTCGCCGAGGCCGTACCGGAGCGGGACCGGGCCCGGACGGCGGCGCGGGACGCGCACGCGGCACTGGCCGCCCTCGACGCCGACCTGACCGTGCTCGACGGGGTGCGCGCGCCCGGCGGGGTGGCCGAGGTGGCCCGGGCGGTGGCTGCCGCCCGGACCGGTGCCGACCAGGCGGCGAAAGCGGTGGCGCTGGCCGAGGAGCGCGAGGAGAAGCTGCGCGGCGAGCTGGCCGGTGCGGGTGACGAGAGTGCCCTGCGGCTGCTGCTGAAGGCGCACGCCGACCGGGACCGCCTCGCCGGCGAGGCGGCGGTGGTGGCCGCCACCGTGGCCGGGGCCGAGACGGAGCACGAGGCGGCGGTGGCGGCGCTGGCCGGGGCGCGGGCGGCTGCCGAACGGGCCGGGACCGAGCTGGAGGCGGCGTTCCGGGCGCACGAGGACGCGAAGGCCACCGACCAGGCGGTGGCGCTGCGGGCGCAGCTGGCCGACGGGGCGTGCTGCCCGGTGTGCGAGCAGGTGGTGCCCCGGGTGCCGACGGTCCCGGCCGGGTCGGCGGTGGCCCGGGCCGTCGCCGCCGGGAAGGCGGCGCGGGCCGCCAGCGACGCGGCGACGCGGCGGATGCAGGAGTGCGACACCGTCGCCCGGGACCGGGAACGGGTGCTGCTGCGCGCCCGGGCCCAGCACGACCAGCTGCGGGGCCGCCTGGCCGAGGTGGACGAGCAGCTCGCCGGAGCCGCCACCGCCGAGGCGCTGCGGCACGAGCTGGCCGAGCACGCCCGGCTGCGCGCGGCCCTGGACGAGGCGGCGGGCGCGGTGCGCGCGGGGCGGGACGCCGCCCGGCACGCCCGGGGCGCGGTCGAGGCGGCCGAGGAGGGGCTGCGCACCGCGTGGCGGGAGTTCGACCGGGTACGGGACGGCCTGGCCCGGTTCGGCCCCCCGTCCGCCGATCGGGACGACCTCGCCGCCGCCTGGGCCGGTCTGGCCGGCTGGACCGGTGAAGAGGCGGACCGGCGGCGCACGGACCGGCCGGGCCTGGTCACGGCGGTGACGGCGGCGGAGGTCGCCGCCGGGGCGGTGGAGGAACGGATCGCCGGCCTCTTCGCGTCCGCCGGCTTGCCGCCCGACGACGACCCGGTCCGGGCGGCCACGATCGCGGTGGAGCGCGCCGAGGCGGCCCACCGGAGACTGGTGGAGCGCCGCGAACAGGCCGCCGAGCTGCGCGAGCAGCGGGCCGGACACGAGCGCGAGGCCCGGGTGGCCCGTGCGCTCGCCGGTCACCTGCGGGCCAACAACTTCGAGCGGTGGCTGCTGGCGGAGGCGCTGGACGTGCTGGTCGACGGGGCCTCGCGGATCCTGCGGGAACTCTCCGGCGGGCAGTACGACCTGGTCCACGACAAGGGCGAGTTCTTCGTGGTCGACCACCACGACGCCGGGCTGCGGCGGGGGGTGCGGACGCTCTCCGGTGGGGAGACCTTCCAGGCGTCCCTGGCGCTGGCGCTGGCCCTCTCCGAGCAGCTCGCCGGCCTTTCCACGACGGCGGCGAGCCTGGAGTCGATAGTGCTGGACGAGGGGTTCGGCACCCTCGACGCGGCCACCCTGGACACGGTGGCCGCCACCCTGGAGAGCCTGGCCGCCCGGGGCGACCGGATGGTCGGGGTGGTCACCCACGTGCCGGCACTCGCCGAGCGGATCCCGGTGCGCTTCGAGGTCCGCAAGGACGCCCGCAGCGCCCGCGTGGAACGGATGGGCTTGTGA